From the Halorhabdus utahensis DSM 12940 genome, one window contains:
- a CDS encoding VNG_1110C family protein: MATASRLRDSTQILLPADDIDGLGGALSDRFTVTIRDEGSQFRIIGSPVEIKQASAFLARNGIAIE, translated from the coding sequence ATGGCAACCGCGTCTCGCCTCCGGGACAGCACGCAGATCCTGCTCCCGGCCGACGACATCGACGGGCTCGGTGGGGCCCTCTCGGATCGGTTTACCGTCACCATCCGTGACGAAGGATCACAGTTCCGTATCATCGGCAGTCCCGTCGAGATCAAGCAGGCGAGTGCGTTTCTGGCCCGAAACGGCATCGCCATCGAGTGA